One genomic segment of Plasmodium reichenowi strain SY57 chromosome Unknown, whole genome shotgun sequence includes these proteins:
- a CDS encoding reticulocyte binding protein 2b, which produces LYNINSIKDDIMNMWKSVNNIKQKFSRNLPLKEKLFQMEKMLLDINNIMNETKRISNTDAYTNITLQDIENNKNKENNNMNIKTIDKLIDDIKIHNEKIQ; this is translated from the coding sequence ttatataatataaatagcATAAAGGATgatattatgaatatgtGGAAATctgtaaataatataaaacaaaaattttCTAGAAATTTACCActaaaagaaaaattatttcaaATGGAAAAGATGTTActtgatataaataatattatgaatgAAACGAAAAGAATATCAAACACAGATGCATATACTAATATAACTCTCCAGGatattgaaaataataaaaataaagaaaataataatatgaatattaaaacaattgataaattaatagatgatataaaaatacataatga